The genomic DNA CCTTTACCCCCTGTGGTACGGCGAAGCCCACGCCAACTCCGAACTACTGGACCAAGCGGTCTACGGACTACCAGAACTCTTCAGAGAATCTCTTCATGGCGCCGACCTCATCGCCGTCCCCGGGTGTTTCCCCACCTCCGCCAGTTTGGCCCTAGCCCCTTTCGTCAAAGCAGGGCTCATCGAAACCACCGGAATAATTGTTGATGCAGCCACCGGAGTGTCCGGCGCTGGCCGAGCCGCCAAAGACAACACCACCTTCTGCGCCGTGGACGAAGACTTCACCGCCTACGCACTTGAAGGCCACCGGCACACCCCAGAGATGGAACAAGTCCTGGCCACCGGCACCGACCAAGAAGTAAGCGTGCTCTTCACCCCGCACCTTGCCCCCATGAACCGAGGTATTCTGGCCACCTGCTACGCCCGGCCCACCAAAGACCTGGATACCGCAACCGCCCTGGCCGTTTTAACCAACCATTACGCCAACGAACCCTTCATGGTGGTTAGCGAACGGTCGCCCTCCACCAAAAACACTCTGGGCTCCAACGCCGCCCACCTCACCGCTCGGGTCGACCCCCGCACCGGACTACTGGTCAGTATTTGCGCCATAGATAACCTCGGCAAAGGCGCTTCAGGCGCCGCCTTGCAATGCGCCAACCTAGCTCTGGGTTTCGAAGAAACCCTCGGACTCACCAGCATCGGACTCACCCCATGAGCGTCACCGCCGTCCCCGGTTTCACCGCCGGCCACGCCACCTGCGGCATAAAAACCTCTGGAGCCACCGACCTAGCTTTAGTAGCCCACGCCGACCACACCCCAGTAACCGCCATGGGAGTATTTACCTCTAACAAAATGACCGCCGCCCCCGTGCTGCTCTGCAAGGAATCCCTTGCT from Acidimicrobiia bacterium includes the following:
- a CDS encoding N-acetyl-gamma-glutamyl-phosphate reductase; its protein translation is MYNSSMKNVGIIGASGFTGAELMRLCAGHPDLTVTVAAADSMAGTSVADLYPSLAAHYGAMTYAPTDLALFADCDVVFLGLPHGASQALVPQLRSLKVPLIDLGADYRLTDPALYPLWYGEAHANSELLDQAVYGLPELFRESLHGADLIAVPGCFPTSASLALAPFVKAGLIETTGIIVDAATGVSGAGRAAKDNTTFCAVDEDFTAYALEGHRHTPEMEQVLATGTDQEVSVLFTPHLAPMNRGILATCYARPTKDLDTATALAVLTNHYANEPFMVVSERSPSTKNTLGSNAAHLTARVDPRTGLLVSICAIDNLGKGASGAALQCANLALGFEETLGLTSIGLTP